From the genome of Scytonema hofmannii PCC 7110, one region includes:
- a CDS encoding ABC transporter ATP-binding protein: MLSNKLIIQFTRPHVVRIILTILLGFSGGLFNGVSTTLIVPIVLKIIGQKVDLNNAPPILKMIMAPFDSVPENYRLIVMSLSVVLIIFLKNIANYSSTLSSSSLKRMLVSDIREVAIKQLLYIDISYYTKMKLGDLMNRFNTEISRAANSISNLITLTIIAITILVFLVVLMSISWQLTICSTLLLSLVALVNQYTIYRSKHFGKVLSDTARNLTNTLLETLSGIRLVKATANEERTYQKIQTLIRAREKAEFQSQLLNEVITPVSEVTGIASIILIVFLGKILFADKIASLSAILLTYLLVLLRVLPLISQLNTLRSSFANNSASMDVVTDFLQRDNKPFMVNGKVTYTKLQEGVHFNHISFGYPGNDKVVLKDVDLYLPRGTILALVGSSGAGKSTLADLLPRFYDPNSGCITIDGVDLREFNLQSLRKAMGIVSQDTFLFNDSVRNNIAYGRPEATSEEIITAAKQANAYEFIIKLPQGFDTLIGDRGVMLSGGQRQRLAIARALLQDPEILILDEATSALDTVSERLVQGAIDALSRDRTTLVIAHRLSTVQKAHQIAVMDQGHVVEMGTHEELLQQGGYYSRLYSMQFAEQNEVQISRDERLKHIADEVQSKLNPMIDHLRLLLDETVEKSQNRQELIDQSFNLAVEILNTIESFEDSLKLQISLKETSLTEPQKFTNTQNTTLMHISHQIRIRLNSMLGFLRLLADGFVDSSKEENELIQGSYYSAIDLLNSMNYLKMLT, translated from the coding sequence ATGTTGTCTAACAAGTTAATAATACAATTTACTCGACCTCATGTAGTTAGAATTATTCTAACTATATTGTTAGGCTTCTCTGGAGGTTTATTTAATGGGGTGAGCACAACGTTAATTGTACCAATAGTTTTAAAGATTATCGGACAAAAAGTAGATCTGAATAATGCGCCTCCAATTCTCAAAATGATAATGGCTCCCTTCGATAGCGTTCCGGAAAATTATCGATTGATAGTCATGTCTTTATCAGTTGTCTTGATAATTTTTTTAAAGAATATAGCAAATTATAGCAGTACATTATCATCAAGTTCTTTAAAAAGAATGTTGGTCTCGGATATTCGAGAAGTTGCTATAAAGCAATTATTATATATTGATATAAGTTACTACACCAAAATGAAACTTGGTGACTTAATGAATCGGTTTAATACAGAAATATCTCGGGCTGCCAACTCTATCAGTAATTTAATTACATTAACAATAATCGCTATTACAATTTTAGTTTTCTTAGTCGTTTTAATGTCAATTTCTTGGCAATTAACTATTTGCTCGACACTTTTGCTCTCTTTGGTTGCTTTAGTAAATCAATATACAATTTATCGCTCAAAACATTTTGGCAAAGTTCTTAGTGATACGGCTAGAAATTTAACAAATACTTTGCTAGAGACCTTGAGTGGAATTCGCTTAGTTAAAGCAACAGCTAACGAAGAAAGAACGTATCAAAAAATTCAAACGTTAATTCGTGCTCGTGAAAAAGCCGAATTTCAATCTCAGCTATTAAATGAAGTTATTACGCCAGTCAGTGAAGTGACTGGCATTGCATCCATTATCCTAATTGTTTTTTTAGGAAAAATTTTATTTGCAGATAAAATAGCCTCACTTTCTGCAATTCTCCTCACATATTTGTTGGTGCTATTACGAGTCCTCCCATTGATTTCACAATTGAATACTCTCCGCAGTAGCTTTGCCAATAATTCTGCCAGCATGGATGTTGTGACTGATTTTTTACAGCGAGATAACAAACCCTTCATGGTTAATGGTAAAGTTACTTATACAAAATTACAGGAGGGAGTTCATTTCAACCACATATCCTTTGGCTATCCTGGTAATGATAAAGTAGTACTAAAGGATGTTGATTTATATTTACCACGTGGCACAATTCTGGCTTTAGTAGGTAGTTCTGGCGCTGGTAAATCAACGTTAGCAGATTTATTACCTAGGTTTTACGATCCCAATTCAGGCTGTATCACTATCGATGGAGTAGATCTCCGAGAGTTCAACTTGCAATCTTTACGGAAGGCAATGGGTATTGTCAGTCAAGATACCTTTCTTTTCAATGATTCAGTACGAAACAACATTGCTTATGGACGACCTGAGGCGACTTCTGAAGAAATTATTACAGCAGCAAAGCAAGCAAATGCTTATGAGTTCATTATCAAATTGCCTCAAGGGTTTGATACCCTTATTGGCGATCGCGGTGTGATGTTATCTGGTGGACAAAGACAAAGATTAGCGATCGCCCGCGCACTGTTACAAGATCCAGAGATTCTCATCCTTGATGAAGCTACGAGTGCTTTAGATACTGTTTCTGAACGCTTGGTGCAAGGAGCTATTGATGCTCTAAGCCGCGATCGGACAACCTTAGTCATTGCTCACCGTCTTTCTACAGTACAAAAAGCCCATCAAATTGCTGTGATGGATCAAGGACACGTTGTAGAGATGGGAACTCATGAAGAACTTTTACAACAAGGAGGTTACTACTCACGCCTGTATTCAATGCAGTTTGCCGAGCAAAATGAAGTTCAGATTAGCCGGGATGAAAGGCTGAAGCACATTGCGGATGAAGTGCAGAGTAAGCTCAACCCCATGATCGATCACCTGCGCTTGTTACTTGATGAGACTGTAGAAAAATCTCAAAACCGACAGGAGTTAATTGACCAATCTTTTAACTTAGCCGTTGAAATTCTCAATACTATCGAATCTTTTGAAGATAGTCTGAAGTTGCAAATTAGCTTGAAAGAGACGTCACTGACAGAGCCGCAAAAATTTACAAATACTCAGAATACAACCTTAATGCACATCTCTCATCAAATCCGAATACGCCTTAATTCAATGCTGGGGTTTCTTCGTTTACTAGCTGATGGGTTTGTGGATAGTTCTAAAGAGGAAAATGAATTAATTCAAGGTTCTTATTATTCTGCTATTGATTTATTGAATAGTATGAATTACTTAAAAATGTTGACCTAG
- a CDS encoding glycosyltransferase encodes MRKIAIYYPYFTGGGAEAVVLWMLQALRERYDLTLFTISHIDFKRLNSMYGTNLSSQNIKVKTLVPKILSYLCNFMIANSAKMRLFFLHLLIRFFKQNNQNYDLVISAYNAIDLGKVGIQYIHWVKVIEATPFYKEISNFSETQLAENVSLANSYYVANIAKETYGVNAKVVFPPVVMNTPNVLWSDKEDAFICSGRIVKMKEPHRVINILKLVREQGFDIKLYLTGGGGGIYGWEYNHFIKKIIKENSSWITLYENLPYKEYMKILAKCKYGIHYKKEPFGISIAEMVKAGAIPFVRNVGGQIEIVGQHNGDLFFSNEVEAVERIVELLKNPIKQSQLIHSLEEQRNLFSTHKFMLEINEVVSSYFEKIIDTSNSLVTSQKGK; translated from the coding sequence ATGAGAAAAATTGCTATTTACTATCCCTATTTTACAGGTGGTGGAGCGGAAGCGGTAGTCTTATGGATGCTTCAAGCACTAAGAGAACGCTACGATTTAACATTATTTACAATTAGTCATATTGATTTTAAAAGACTGAATTCCATGTATGGAACCAACTTATCCAGTCAAAACATCAAAGTGAAAACGCTGGTGCCAAAAATTCTTAGCTATCTTTGTAATTTTATGATAGCCAATAGCGCAAAAATGAGACTTTTTTTTCTGCATCTTTTAATTCGGTTTTTTAAGCAAAATAATCAAAACTACGACCTTGTTATATCTGCATATAATGCAATAGATCTTGGTAAAGTTGGAATTCAATATATACATTGGGTTAAAGTTATTGAAGCCACACCTTTTTATAAAGAAATATCAAATTTTTCGGAAACACAATTAGCTGAGAATGTTTCTTTAGCAAATTCTTATTATGTTGCAAATATTGCTAAAGAAACTTATGGTGTCAATGCCAAGGTTGTATTTCCCCCTGTTGTGATGAATACTCCAAATGTACTTTGGAGCGACAAGGAAGACGCTTTCATTTGTAGTGGTAGGATAGTGAAAATGAAAGAGCCTCATAGAGTGATTAACATCCTTAAGTTGGTTCGCGAGCAAGGTTTTGATATTAAACTTTACTTGACAGGTGGAGGTGGTGGAATCTATGGATGGGAGTACAATCATTTCATTAAGAAGATAATTAAAGAAAATTCATCTTGGATTACCTTATATGAAAATCTTCCATATAAGGAATATATGAAAATTTTAGCTAAATGTAAGTACGGTATTCATTACAAGAAAGAACCGTTTGGAATTTCCATTGCGGAAATGGTTAAAGCTGGCGCTATCCCCTTCGTAAGGAATGTAGGTGGACAGATTGAAATAGTGGGTCAACACAACGGAGATCTGTTTTTTTCTAATGAAGTAGAAGCTGTTGAGAGGATTGTGGAGCTTTTAAAGAATCCGATTAAGCAATCTCAACTAATTCACTCTTTAGAAGAGCAGAGAAATTTGTTTTCTACTCATAAATTTATGTTAGAAATTAATGAAGTTGTGAGTTCCTATTTTGAAAAAATTATTGACACATCAAATAGTTTAGTAACAAGCCAAAAAGGCAAGTAA